The Streptomyces sp. NBC_00670 genome window below encodes:
- a CDS encoding FG-GAP and VCBS repeat-containing protein — protein sequence MSRPLRKRSRSSAVLGAAVVAALAGGLLVAVPGSASAAPSGFGDDFNGDGYHDLATAAPGAVANGKAKAGAVVVNYGSSRGITAANRKITTQSSSGVPGASEADDRFGTELAHGDLNNDGYGDLVVGIPLEDVSGDVDGGSVTILWGSSSGLSGGTTIGDPNASGHDRFGQSLTVGDFTGDGKDDLAVGSTGKDVWIFKGGFTKSGGAAGKLRLDADIEAGSYPDGAVQLAAGDFDGDRTDDLVVSSFAGSFVYLGGSAGPTLQTKAATGLAAALTVADFDLDGHDDLVVGDDMSGIGAPAKGGYVTVVYGGDAGVDTARSAVFSQATPGVPGADEYNDSFGGALAAGDVDRDDYPDLAVGANFETIGDAAEAGNVWVLRGGPSGLTASGAVSLNQGTPGVPGANESSDLFGDVVHLADHNNDDRADLSVGAAGENSDDGAVWSLPGSADGITATGSVSFSAPTVGIGESGADPMFGYTMSGA from the coding sequence GAGTTCCGCCGTTCTCGGTGCCGCCGTCGTGGCCGCGCTGGCCGGTGGGCTGCTCGTCGCCGTGCCCGGCAGTGCGAGTGCCGCGCCGTCGGGGTTCGGTGACGACTTCAACGGTGACGGGTACCACGACCTGGCCACCGCCGCCCCGGGGGCCGTCGCCAACGGGAAGGCGAAGGCGGGTGCCGTCGTCGTCAACTACGGCTCCTCCCGCGGGATCACCGCCGCGAACCGCAAGATCACCACGCAGAGTTCCTCCGGCGTGCCCGGCGCCTCGGAGGCCGACGACCGCTTCGGCACCGAGCTCGCGCACGGTGACCTCAACAACGACGGCTACGGCGACCTCGTCGTCGGCATCCCGCTGGAGGACGTCAGCGGTGACGTCGACGGCGGTTCGGTGACGATCCTGTGGGGCAGCTCGTCCGGGCTGTCCGGCGGTACGACGATCGGTGACCCGAACGCGTCGGGCCACGACCGGTTCGGTCAGTCCCTCACGGTCGGCGACTTCACCGGCGACGGGAAGGACGACCTCGCGGTCGGCTCCACCGGCAAGGACGTGTGGATCTTCAAGGGCGGCTTCACCAAGTCCGGCGGTGCGGCCGGGAAGCTCCGCCTCGACGCGGACATCGAGGCCGGCTCGTACCCGGACGGTGCGGTCCAGCTCGCCGCCGGCGACTTCGACGGCGACCGGACGGACGACCTGGTCGTGTCGTCCTTCGCGGGCAGCTTCGTCTACCTGGGCGGCTCGGCCGGGCCCACGCTCCAGACGAAGGCGGCCACCGGGCTCGCCGCCGCGCTCACCGTGGCCGACTTCGACCTCGACGGCCACGACGACCTGGTCGTGGGCGACGACATGAGCGGGATCGGCGCGCCCGCGAAGGGCGGCTACGTCACCGTGGTCTACGGCGGTGACGCCGGCGTCGACACCGCCCGCAGCGCCGTCTTCAGCCAGGCCACCCCGGGGGTGCCCGGGGCGGACGAGTACAACGACTCGTTCGGCGGCGCGCTCGCCGCGGGCGACGTCGACCGCGACGACTACCCGGACCTGGCGGTGGGCGCGAACTTCGAGACCATCGGCGACGCGGCGGAGGCCGGCAACGTCTGGGTGCTGCGCGGCGGCCCCTCCGGGCTGACGGCGAGCGGTGCCGTGTCCCTCAACCAGGGCACCCCCGGCGTCCCCGGCGCCAACGAGTCCTCGGACCTGTTCGGCGACGTCGTCCACCTCGCCGACCACAACAACGACGACCGCGCCGACCTGTCCGTGGGCGCGGCCGGCGAGAACAGCGACGACGGCGCGGTCTGGTCCCTGCCCGGCTCCGCCGACGGCATCACGGCCACGGGCTCGGTGAGCTTCAGCGCCCCGACCGTGGGCATCGGCGAATCGGGCGCCGACCCCATGTTCGGGTACACCATGTCGGGCGCCTGA
- a CDS encoding MerR family transcriptional regulator, with protein MTAETPLDRIDDDDYPAYTMGRAAEMLGTTPAFLRALGEARLITPLRSEGGHRRYSRYQLRIAARAREMVDQGTSIEAACRIIILEDQLEEARRINDELRRGAAGPGRKADA; from the coding sequence ATGACCGCAGAAACCCCGCTCGACCGAATCGACGACGACGACTACCCGGCCTACACCATGGGGCGGGCGGCCGAGATGCTCGGCACCACGCCCGCCTTCCTGCGTGCCCTCGGTGAGGCCCGCCTCATCACGCCCCTGCGCTCCGAGGGCGGCCACCGCCGCTACTCCCGCTACCAGCTGCGCATCGCGGCCCGCGCACGGGAGATGGTCGACCAGGGCACCTCCATCGAGGCGGCCTGCCGCATCATCATCCTCGAGGATCAGCTCGAAGAGGCCCGGCGCATCAACGACGAACTGCGCCGCGGTGCCGCCGGCCCCGGCCGCAAGGCGGACGCCTGA